A section of the Platichthys flesus chromosome 22, fPlaFle2.1, whole genome shotgun sequence genome encodes:
- the cyyr1 gene encoding cysteine and tyrosine-rich protein 1: MENLWRRRRTQRQERGWRWLSNSLLLCFFTGGTEAQCEGCIEYCCNGSPSFCCSYYAYVGDVLSGTAISGIVFGVVFLMGAVAALFLCVCMCMKNGRGARVGVFRTSYINTVSQGFPGPPPPYTYDYEMYPPSLHPPPYTPTQPRPSNCSPPPPYPGCTRK, translated from the exons ATGGAGaacctctggaggaggaggaggacgcagCGACAGGAGCGCGGATGGAGGTGGCTGAGCAACTCGCTGCTGCTTTGCTTTTTCACCG gtggcACCGAGGCCCAGTGTGAGGGCTGCATAGAGTACTGCTGCAATGGATCGCCGTCTTTCTGCTGCTCCTACTACGCCTACGTGGGGGACGTCCTCTC GGGCACTGCCATCTCCGGTATCGTCTTCGGCGTGGTGTTCTTGATGGGGGCGGTGGCGGCCTTGTtcctgtgcgtgtgtatgtgcatgaaGAATGGGCGGGGCGCCCGGGTCGGCGTGTTCCGAACCTCCTACATCAACACTGTGTCCCAGGGGTTTCCAG GTCCTCCACCTCCGTACACCTACGACTACGAGATGTACCCCCCCTCGCTGCACCCACCGCCTTACACCCCGACTCAGCCTCGACCGTCCAAttgctcccctcctcctccataccCCGGCTGCACTCGCAagtaa
- the adamts1 gene encoding A disintegrin and metalloproteinase with thrombospondin motifs 1, whose protein sequence is MWFLRVSIGLILCVGAAHSAWEESTVVPVRLDPAARSESESEPWRTLSAEEKEKEAETRVYRLDVFGIELILQLEPDQTFLAPGFVFHIVGSPESEPTQEPKSGAEPGCFFSGTVNGEEMSAAALNLCQGLRGGFYFQGEEYFIQPLNSSGFLGTEEDVHTIRRRGRAALAEEGSSKCGVNEDEARVPKNLEKEAKKGAANAEQTANHRTRRFVSTPRYLEIMLVADQSMAEFHGAGLKPYLLTIMAVASRLYRHPSIHNSISLAVVKLLVVYEEERGPQVSSNAAMTLRNFCQWQRQHNPPSDRHPEHYDTAVLFTRTDLCGAHSCDTLGMADVGTVCDPDRSCSIIEDDGLQAAFTVAHELGHVFNMPHDDAQLCSGVNGAHWGSHMMASTLSNLDQQQPWSPCSALMVTTFLDNGHGQCLLDKPVKPQPLPLPLPGTVYDADHQCRLTFGDDSQHCPDLSTTCAALWCTVTTSNGLLVCQTKNFPWADGTSCGHDSYCLAGQCLTKSQAAKHQTPVNGGWGLWGPWGDCSRTCGGGVQYSFRSCDNPLPKNGGKYCEGKRIQYRSCSTETCPENNGLSFREEQCLAHNDMSAQVSLGSGEGVEWVPKYAGVSPKDRCKLVCRAKGTGYFFVLKSKVADGTPCSPDSTSVCVQGQCVKAGCDRVIGSSRRFDKCGVCGGDGSTCKKESGSLDRARPGYQDVVTIPAGATHLDVKQRAPGNGRHDNSYLAVRRLDGTYLLNGDYKLMTMETDIALRGSLLRYSGSSATLERLRSFAPLPEPLVIQVLSVGEAPRPRVKYSYFAPRPNNAASGSNNNAGRRHSINAIREVGGAEWSLREWGACSQTCGGGTQQREVVCLDSQGRTSRDCPEELRPLASRSCASQLCPSWLLGEWSLCSKACGRGFRKRQLRCIGHDGRTLTHDSCDPKSRPRPLLELCNQGAC, encoded by the exons ATGTGGTTTTTACGCGTTTCCATTGGTTTAATTCTGTGCGTCGGCGCGGCGCACAGCGCCTGGGAGGAGAGTACCGTGGTGCCGGTCAGACTAGATCCCGCGGCCCGGTCGGAGAGCGAATCCGAACCGTGGCGGACTCTATCcgcggaggagaaggagaaggaggcagagaCGAGGGTGTACCGGTTGGACGTATTTGGCATTGAGCTGATCTTGCAGCTAGAACCCGACCAGACCTTCTTGGCACCGGGTTTTGTCTTCCACATTGTGGGCAGTCCCGAGTCCGAACCGACCCAGGAGCCCAAGAGCGGAGCTGAGCCGGGCTGCTTCTTCTCGGGGACGGTAAACGGAGAGGAGATGTCCGCCGCTGCCCTCAACCTGTGCCAGGGGCTCAGGGGCGGATTCTACTTCCAGGGCGAAGAGTATTTCATCCAGCCCCTCAACTCCAGCGGCTTCCTGGGCACCGAGGAGGATGTCCACACGATCCGCCGGAGAGGTCGGGCAGCTTTGGCGGAGGAGGGGAGCTCCAAGTGCGGGGTGAACGAGGACGAGGCGCGGGTGCCAAAGAATCTGGAGAAAGAGGCGAAGAAAGGAGCCGCTAACGCAGAGCAGACAG CAAACCACAGGACCAGGCGCTTCGTCTCCACCCCCCGCTACCTGGAGATCATGCTGGTGGCCGACCAGTCCATGGCAGAGTTCCACGGCGCCGGCCTCAAACCCTACCTGCTGACAATCATGGCAGTGGCCTCCCGGCTCTACCGCCACCCGAGCATCCACAACTCCATCAGCCTGGCGGTGGTGAAGCTGCTGGTGGTGTACGAGGAGGAGCGGGGGCCTCAGGTGTCGTCCAACGCTGCCATGACCCTCCGCAACTTCTGCCAGTGGCAGCGGCAGCACAACCCACCAAGCGACCGCCACCCGGAGCACTACGACACCGCTGTGCTCTTCACCAGAACA GATCTGTGTGGTGCCCACTCCTGTGACACCCTGGGCATGGCGGACGTTGGCACCGTGTGTGACCCTGACCGAAGCTGCTCCATTATCGAGGACGACGGTCTTCAGGCGGCGTTTACCGTGGCACACGAGCTGG GCCACGTCTTCAACATGCCTCACGACGATGCCCAGCTCTGCTCCGGGGTCAACGGCGCCCACTGGGGCTCCCACATGATGGCCTCCACGCTGTCCAACCTGGATCAGCAGCAGCCATGGTCCCCCTGCTCCGCCCTCATGGTCACCACCTTCCTGGACAACGGCCACGGCCAGTGCTTGCTGGACAAGCCGGTCAAGCCCCAGCCGCTCCCCCTGCCCCTCCCCGGGACGGTGTACGACGCTGACCACCAGTGCCGGCTCACCTTCGGCGACGACTCCCAGCACTGCCCGGACCTGAGCACCACGTGCGCGGCTCTTTGGTGCACGGTGACCACATCCAACGGTTTGCTGGTGTGTCAGACCAAGAACTTCCCCTGGGCTGATGGAACGTCATGTGGGCACGACAGCTACTGCCTGGCCGGACAGTGTCTCACCAAGAGCCAAGCCGCTAAACACCAG ACTCCTGTCAACGGCGGCTGGGGTTTGTGGGGCCCCTGGGGCGACTGCTCTCGGACCTGCGGTGGAGGAGTGCAGTATTCATTCCGCTCCTGTGACAACCCTCTGCCCAAGAACGGGGGGAAATACTGTGAGGGCAAGAGGATCCAGTACCGCTCCTGTAGCACAGAGACCTGCCCCGAGAACAACG GTCTGTCTTTCCGCGAGGAGCAGTGTCTGGCCCACAATGACATGTCGGCCCAAGTGTCTCTGGGGTCGGGGGAGGGGGTTGAGTGGGTGCCTAAGTACGCCGGCGTCTCCCCCAAAGACCGGTGCAAGCTGGTGTGCCGCGCCAAGGGGACCGGATACTTCTTTGTCCTCAAATCCAAG GTGGCCGACGGCACACCATGCAGCCCAGACTCCACCTCAGTCTGTGTCCAGGGCCAGTGTGTGAAGGCCGGATGTGACCGCGTCATCGGCTCCAGCCGGCGCTTCGACAAGTGCGGCGTGTGCGGCGGAGACGGCTCCACCTGCAAGAAGGAGTCCGGCTCTCTGGACCGCGCCAG GCCCGGTTACCAGGATGTTGTTACCATCCCCGCTGGCGCCACCCACCTGGACGTGAAGCAACGCGCCCCAGGCAATGGTCGTCACGATAACAGCTACCTGGCAGTGCGTCGCTTGGATGGAACCTATCTGCTTAATGGCGATTACAAACTGATGACCATGGAGACAGACATCGCACTGCGGGGGTCCCTGCTGCGCTACAGTGGCTCCTCTGCCACCCTGGAGCGCCTACGCAGCTTCGCCCCGCTCCCCGAGCCCCTCGTCATTCAGGTGCTGTCGGTTGGAGAGGCCCCGAGGCCCCGGGTGAAGTACAGCTACTTTGCTCCAAGACCCAACAATGCAGCTTCAGGCTCTAACAACAACGCAGGCCGCCGCCATTCCATCAACGCCATCCGAGAGGTTGGAGGAGCTGAGTGGAGCCTGAGGGAGTGGGGTGCGTGCTCTCAGACCTGTGGAGGAGGAACGCAGCAGAGGGAGGTGGTGTGTCTGGACTCTCAGGGTCGTACCTCCAGAGACTGCCCGGAGGAGCTGCGCCCCTTAGCCTCGCGGTCCTGCGCCTCCCAGCTCTGCCCCTCCTGGCTCCTCGGAGAGTGGTCCCTGTGCTCCAAGGCCTGTGGCCGAGGCTTCCGCAAACGCCAGCTGCGCTGCATCGGCCACGACGGGCGCACGCTCACCCACGACAGCTGTGACCCCAAGAGCCGGCCGCGACCCCTGCTGGAGCTGTGTAATCAGGGAGCCTGTTAA